From the genome of Gorilla gorilla gorilla isolate KB3781 chromosome 4, NHGRI_mGorGor1-v2.1_pri, whole genome shotgun sequence, one region includes:
- the LOC129533813 gene encoding TBC1 domain family member 3G-like isoform X2, whose translation MDVVEVAGSCWAQEREDIIMEYEKGHRPGLSEDNGPKAFGGYNNVDHLGILHETELPPLTAREAKQIRREISRKSKWVDMLGDWEKYKSSRKLIDRAYKGMPMNIRGPMWSVLLNIEEMKLKNPGRYQIMKEKGKRSSEHIQRIDRDISGTLRKHIFFKDRYGTKQRELLHILLAYEEYNQEVGYCRDLSHIAALFLLYLPEEDAFWALVQLLASERHSLQGFHSPNGGTVQGLQDQQEHEVATSQPKTMGNQDKKDLRGQRSPLGCLIRLLIDGISLGLTLRLWDVYLVEGEQAFMPITRIAFKVQQKRLTKTSSCGLWERFCHRFVDTWARDDDAVLKRLRASMKKVTRKQGDLRPPAKAEQGSSASRPVPASRGGKTLCKGDRQAPPGPPARFPRPIWSASPPRAPRSSTPCPGGAVQEDTYPVGTQGVPSPALAQGGPQGSWRFLQWNSMPRLPMDLDVEGPWFRHYDFRQSCWVRAISQEDQLAPCWQAEHPAERVRSAFAAPSTDSNQGAPFGARDEQQCAPTSGPCLCGLHLESSQFPPGF comes from the exons ATGGACGTGGTAGAGGTCGCGGGTAGTTGCTGGGCACAAGAGCGAGAGGACATCATTATGGAATACGAAAAG GGACACCGACCTGGGCTGTCAGAGGACAACGGGCCTAAGGCTTTTGGAGGCTACAACAACGTCGATCATTTGGGGATTTTACA TGAGACGGAGCTGCCTCCTCTGACTGCGCGGGAGGCGAAG CAAATTCGGCGGGAGATCAGCCGAAAGAGCAAGTGGGTGGATATGCTGGGAGACTGGGAGAAATACAAAAGCAGCAGGAAG CTCATAGATCGAGCGTACAAGGGAATGCCCATGAACATCCGGGGCCCGATGTGGTCAGTCCTCCTGAACATTGAGGAAATGAAGTTGAAAAACCCCGGAAGATACCAG ATCATGAAGGAGAAGGGCAAGAGGTCATCTGAGCACATCCAGCGCATCGACCGGGACATCAGCGGGACATTAAGGAAGCATATATTCTTCAAGGATCGATACGGAACCAA GCAGCGGGAACTGCTCCACATCCTGCTGGCGTATGAGGAGTATAACCAG GAGGTGGGCTACTGCAGGGACCTGAGCCACATCGCCGCCTTGTTCCTCCTCTATCTTCCTGAGGAGGATGCATTCTGGGCACTGGTGCAGCTGCTGGCCAGTGAGAGGCACTCCCTGCAGG GATTTCACAGCCCAAATGGCGGGACCGTCCAGGGGCTCCAAGACCAACAGGAGCATGAGGTAGCCACGTCACAACCGAAGACCATGGGGAATCAG GACAAGAAAGATCTACGTGGGCAGCGTTCCCCGTTAGGCTGCCTCATCCGGCTATTGATTGACGGG ATCTCTCTCGGGCTCACCCTGCGCCTGTGGGACGTGTATCTGGTAGAAGGCGAACAGGCGTTCATGCCGATAACAAGAATCGCCTTTAAGGTTCAGCAGA AGCGCCTCACGAAGACGTCCAGCTGTGGCCTGTGGGAACGTTTTTGCCACCGGTTCGTTGATACCTGGGCCAGGGATGATGACGCCGTGCTCAAGCGTCTTAGGGCCTCTATGAAGAAAGTAACAAGAAAGCAGGGGGACCTGCGACCCCCAG CCAAAGCCGAGCAAGGGTCGTCGGCATCCAGGCCTGTGCCGGCTTCACGTGGCGGGAAGACCCTCTGCAAGGGGGACAGGCAGGCCCCTCCAGGCCCACCAGCCCGGTTCCCGCGGCCCATTTGGTCAGCTTCCCCGCCACGGGCACCTCGTTCTTCCACACCCTGTCCTGGTGGGGCTGTCCAGGAAGACACCTACCCTGTGGGCACTCAGGGTGTGCCCAGCccggccctggctcagggaggacCTCAGGGTTCCTGGAGATTCCTGCAGTGGAACTCCATGCCCCGCCTCCCAATGGACCTGGACGTAGAGGGCCCTTGGTTCCGCCATTATGATTTCAGACAGAGCTGCTGGGTCCGTGCCATATCCCAGGAGGACCAGCTGGCCCCCTGCTGGCAGGCTGAACACCCTGCGGAGCGGGTGAGATCGGCTTTCGC TGCACCCAGCACTGATTCCAACCAGGGCGCCCCCTTCGGAGCTAGGGACGAACAGCAGTGTGCTCCCACCTCGGGGCCTTGCCTCTGCGGCCTCCACTTGGAAAGTTCTCAGTTCCCTCCAGGCTTCTAG
- the LOC129533813 gene encoding TBC1 domain family member 3L-like isoform X1 yields MDVVEVAGSCWAQEREDIIMEYEKGHRPGLSEDNGPKAFGGYNNVDHLGILHETELPPLTAREAKQIRREISRKSKWVDMLGDWEKYKSSRKLIDRAYKGMPMNIRGPMWSVLLNIEEMKLKNPGRYQIMKEKGKRSSEHIQRIDRDISGTLRKHIFFKDRYGTKQRELLHILLAYEEYNQEVGYCRDLSHIAALFLLYLPEEDAFWALVQLLASERHSLQGFHSPNGGTVQGLQDQQEHEVATSQPKTMGNQDKKDLRGQRSPLGCLIRLLIDGISLGLTLRLWDVYLVEGEQAFMPITRIAFKVQQKRLTKTSSCGLWERFCHRFVDTWARDDDAVLKRLRASMKKVTRKQGDLRPPAKAEQGSSASRPVPASRGGKTLCKGDRQAPPGPPARFPRPIWSASPPRAPRSSTPCPGGAVQEDTYPVGTQGVPSPALAQGGPQGSWRFLQWNSMPRLPMDLDVEGPWFRHYDFRQSCWVRAISQEDQLAPCWQAEHPAERVRSAFAALSHNVGMDFPALQCTQH; encoded by the exons ATGGACGTGGTAGAGGTCGCGGGTAGTTGCTGGGCACAAGAGCGAGAGGACATCATTATGGAATACGAAAAG GGACACCGACCTGGGCTGTCAGAGGACAACGGGCCTAAGGCTTTTGGAGGCTACAACAACGTCGATCATTTGGGGATTTTACA TGAGACGGAGCTGCCTCCTCTGACTGCGCGGGAGGCGAAG CAAATTCGGCGGGAGATCAGCCGAAAGAGCAAGTGGGTGGATATGCTGGGAGACTGGGAGAAATACAAAAGCAGCAGGAAG CTCATAGATCGAGCGTACAAGGGAATGCCCATGAACATCCGGGGCCCGATGTGGTCAGTCCTCCTGAACATTGAGGAAATGAAGTTGAAAAACCCCGGAAGATACCAG ATCATGAAGGAGAAGGGCAAGAGGTCATCTGAGCACATCCAGCGCATCGACCGGGACATCAGCGGGACATTAAGGAAGCATATATTCTTCAAGGATCGATACGGAACCAA GCAGCGGGAACTGCTCCACATCCTGCTGGCGTATGAGGAGTATAACCAG GAGGTGGGCTACTGCAGGGACCTGAGCCACATCGCCGCCTTGTTCCTCCTCTATCTTCCTGAGGAGGATGCATTCTGGGCACTGGTGCAGCTGCTGGCCAGTGAGAGGCACTCCCTGCAGG GATTTCACAGCCCAAATGGCGGGACCGTCCAGGGGCTCCAAGACCAACAGGAGCATGAGGTAGCCACGTCACAACCGAAGACCATGGGGAATCAG GACAAGAAAGATCTACGTGGGCAGCGTTCCCCGTTAGGCTGCCTCATCCGGCTATTGATTGACGGG ATCTCTCTCGGGCTCACCCTGCGCCTGTGGGACGTGTATCTGGTAGAAGGCGAACAGGCGTTCATGCCGATAACAAGAATCGCCTTTAAGGTTCAGCAGA AGCGCCTCACGAAGACGTCCAGCTGTGGCCTGTGGGAACGTTTTTGCCACCGGTTCGTTGATACCTGGGCCAGGGATGATGACGCCGTGCTCAAGCGTCTTAGGGCCTCTATGAAGAAAGTAACAAGAAAGCAGGGGGACCTGCGACCCCCAG CCAAAGCCGAGCAAGGGTCGTCGGCATCCAGGCCTGTGCCGGCTTCACGTGGCGGGAAGACCCTCTGCAAGGGGGACAGGCAGGCCCCTCCAGGCCCACCAGCCCGGTTCCCGCGGCCCATTTGGTCAGCTTCCCCGCCACGGGCACCTCGTTCTTCCACACCCTGTCCTGGTGGGGCTGTCCAGGAAGACACCTACCCTGTGGGCACTCAGGGTGTGCCCAGCccggccctggctcagggaggacCTCAGGGTTCCTGGAGATTCCTGCAGTGGAACTCCATGCCCCGCCTCCCAATGGACCTGGACGTAGAGGGCCCTTGGTTCCGCCATTATGATTTCAGACAGAGCTGCTGGGTCCGTGCCATATCCCAGGAGGACCAGCTGGCCCCCTGCTGGCAGGCTGAACACCCTGCGGAGCGGGTGAGATCGGCTTTCGCTGCACTGAGCCACAACGTGGGCATGGACTTCCCGGCCCTGCAGTGCACCCAGCACTGA